In Frondihabitans sp. PAMC 28766, a genomic segment contains:
- a CDS encoding glycosyltransferase family 2 protein: protein MSASVGVVTITYSPGDTLEQFIRSFETEQSAGSDIVVVDNGSTDGAPERAAEQHSGVRLIHAPGNVGYGSAANIGVRSLDPGVEWVLVCNPDTQVTPGAVDHLVEAAKAHPRAGVLGPRILEPDQTVYPSARSLPSIRTGIGHAVLSGVWPTNPWTKRYQQRDVSSSDEAVPVGWLSGAFLLIRREAFDAVGGFDDAFFMYFEDVDLGRRMHLAGWQNVFVPTATVVHIGGASTESVAGAMVLAHHRSAYRYIAKTHPGLQWKPVLLAVRLGLFVRARFLTRR from the coding sequence ATGAGCGCTTCGGTCGGCGTCGTGACCATCACCTACTCCCCAGGCGACACCCTCGAGCAGTTCATCCGCTCGTTCGAGACCGAGCAGAGCGCAGGATCCGACATCGTCGTCGTCGACAACGGCTCGACCGACGGGGCTCCCGAGCGGGCCGCCGAGCAGCACTCCGGCGTTCGGCTCATCCATGCCCCCGGTAACGTCGGCTACGGCTCCGCCGCCAACATCGGGGTGCGGAGCCTCGACCCGGGCGTCGAGTGGGTGCTGGTCTGCAACCCCGACACGCAGGTGACACCCGGCGCGGTCGACCACCTCGTCGAGGCGGCGAAGGCGCACCCGCGCGCCGGGGTCCTGGGCCCTCGCATCCTCGAGCCCGACCAGACCGTGTACCCGTCGGCCCGCTCGCTGCCGTCCATCCGCACCGGCATCGGGCACGCCGTGCTGTCGGGCGTGTGGCCGACGAACCCGTGGACGAAGCGCTACCAGCAGCGCGACGTCTCGTCGTCGGACGAAGCCGTGCCGGTGGGCTGGTTGTCGGGCGCCTTCCTGCTGATCCGGCGGGAGGCGTTCGACGCGGTCGGCGGGTTCGACGACGCCTTCTTCATGTATTTCGAAGACGTCGACCTCGGGCGCCGAATGCACCTGGCCGGCTGGCAGAACGTCTTCGTGCCGACCGCGACCGTCGTGCACATCGGCGGCGCCAGCACCGAGAGCGTCGCCGGCGCCATGGTGCTCGCGCACCACCGCAGCGCCTACCGGTACATCGCCAAGACGCACCCCGGTCTGCAGTGGAAGCCGGTGCTGCTGGCCGTCCGCCTCGGCCTCTTTGTGCGCGCGCGTTTCCTCACGCGTCGTTAG
- a CDS encoding MFS transporter: MPGVSGPALPTRIRYGAIGALAASAFVYFTAETLPVGLLPQISAGLHVSESSVGLLVTIYAAVAAAGAIPLTNLTMRVPRHLLLTSCVILFVISQGLASIAPTFVVLILARVICALAHSVFWSVMAPVATRLAPPGQGGRASSLVMAGNTAGMVLGVPLATILGQTVGWRASYLVLAMAGVLSALAVFAFLPKMPVSSADRIASIRRQFAGTVRLAFSRAITPVCVVTTLVVIGQYAAYTYIAPIVQRTGDLHGTALSLLLLGYGATGLAANVVIGRIVDTRPGTALLGCLTAVAATLGTLTFTHSAAVTVVAVLVWGAGFAAVPLILQITAMRVAPGRRDAASAIRQTAMQLGIAGGSLVGGLIYHAGHLADLAPFGAVVAAAFVVIVLLTRRTFPFRVDETASGPVLTGPIRTVPAGS, from the coding sequence ATGCCCGGAGTGAGTGGTCCTGCCCTCCCGACGCGCATCCGCTACGGCGCCATCGGGGCGCTCGCTGCCTCCGCCTTCGTCTACTTCACGGCCGAGACGCTGCCCGTCGGGCTGTTGCCGCAGATCTCCGCCGGGCTGCACGTCAGCGAGTCGTCGGTCGGCCTGCTCGTCACGATCTACGCCGCGGTGGCGGCGGCGGGCGCGATCCCGCTCACGAACCTGACGATGCGGGTGCCGCGTCACCTGCTGCTGACGAGCTGCGTGATCCTGTTCGTGATCTCGCAGGGGCTCGCGTCGATCGCACCGACGTTCGTCGTGCTGATCCTGGCCCGCGTCATCTGTGCCCTCGCGCACAGCGTGTTCTGGTCGGTGATGGCACCCGTTGCAACACGCCTCGCGCCTCCCGGCCAGGGCGGCCGCGCGTCGTCGCTCGTGATGGCCGGCAACACCGCGGGCATGGTGCTCGGAGTGCCGCTCGCGACGATCCTCGGCCAGACGGTCGGGTGGCGGGCCTCCTACCTCGTGCTGGCGATGGCGGGCGTGTTGAGCGCCCTGGCCGTGTTCGCCTTCCTGCCGAAGATGCCGGTGTCGAGCGCCGACCGGATCGCCTCGATCCGGCGCCAGTTCGCCGGCACCGTCCGCCTGGCCTTCTCGCGCGCCATCACACCGGTGTGCGTCGTGACGACGCTGGTCGTGATCGGCCAGTACGCCGCCTACACGTACATCGCCCCGATCGTGCAGCGGACGGGCGACCTGCACGGCACCGCCCTCAGCCTTCTGCTGCTCGGCTACGGCGCCACGGGCCTCGCTGCGAATGTCGTCATCGGCAGGATCGTGGACACCCGGCCCGGCACCGCCCTCCTCGGTTGTCTGACGGCAGTCGCCGCGACCCTGGGCACGCTGACCTTCACACACAGCGCGGCCGTCACCGTCGTGGCGGTGCTCGTCTGGGGCGCCGGATTCGCAGCCGTGCCGCTGATCCTGCAGATCACCGCCATGCGGGTGGCCCCGGGGCGGCGAGACGCGGCGTCGGCGATCCGGCAGACCGCCATGCAGCTCGGCATCGCCGGCGGGTCGCTCGTGGGCGGGCTGATCTACCACGCGGGGCACCTCGCCGACCTGGCGCCGTTCGGGGCGGTCGTTGCCGCAGCCTTCGTCGTGATCGTGCTGCTGACCCGCCGCACCTTCCCGTTCCGCGTCGACGAGACGGCCTCCGGCCCTGTGCTCACCGGCCCGATCCGCACGGTGCCCGCTGGCTCCTGA